A region from the Brassica napus cultivar Da-Ae chromosome C8, Da-Ae, whole genome shotgun sequence genome encodes:
- the LOC106416559 gene encoding phosphoenolpyruvate carboxylase kinase 1-like produces MTCSQNNNSNDNKYQICEEIGRGRFGTVTRVYAPSTGDFYACKTIDKTSLTDALDRACIDTEPKLMALLSYHPNIIQIHDLVETDSTLSIYMELVDPSVSIYDRLVSSGTFSESQTASFAKQILLGLSHCHRYGVVHRDIKPENILLDLRNDTVKICDFGSGVWLGEGETTEGVVGTPYYVAPEVLMGCSYGEKVDLWSAGVVLYTMLAGAPPFYGETAEEIFEAVLRGNLRFPPSVFRGVSSMAKDFLRKLMCKDASRRLSAEQALRHPWIQRAGEADERFI; encoded by the exons ATGACTTGCAGCCAAAACAACAACAGCAACGACAACAAGTACCAGATCTGCGAAGAGATCGGTCGGGGACGCTTCGGCACCGTCACTCGCGTCTACGCTCCTTCCACCGGCGACTTCTACGCCTGCAAAACCATCGACAAGACCTCCCTCACCGACGCGCTCGACCGCGCGTGCATCGACACAGAGCCCAAACTCATGGCTCTCTTGTCTTACCACCCGAACATCATCCAAATCCACGACCTCGTCGAAACGGACTCGACTCTCTCCATCTACATGGAGCTAGTGGACCCCTCCGTCTCCATCTACGACCGCCTCGTCTCCTCCGGGACCTTCTCCGAGTCCCAAACGGCGTCGTTCGCGAAACAGATTCTTCTAGGGCTCTCGCATTGCCACCGGTACGGCGTCGTTCACAGGGACATTAAGCCGGAGAATATTCTGTTGGATCTTAGGAACGATACTGTAAAAATCTGTGACTTCGGGTCTGGGGTTTGGTTGGGTGAGGGAGAGACCACGGAAGGCGTGGTGGGGACGCCGTATTACGTGGCGCCGGAGGTTCTGATGGGTTGTTCGTACGGAGAGAAGGTTGATCTCTGGAGCGCGGGTGTTGTTTTGTACACGATGCTCGCCGGAGCTCCGCCGTTTTACGGGGAGACGGCGGAGGAGATTTTCGAGGCGGTGCTGAGGGGAAACTTGAGGTTTCCGCCGAGTGTGTTCAGAGGTGTCTCGTCGATGGCTAAAGACTTCTTGAGGAAGTTGATGTGTAAGGATGCTTCTAGAAGACTCTCAGCTGAACAAGCTCTCA GGCACCCCTGGATTCAACGAGCAGGGGAAGCAGATGAAAGATTCATCTAG